One stretch of Zingiber officinale cultivar Zhangliang chromosome 6B, Zo_v1.1, whole genome shotgun sequence DNA includes these proteins:
- the LOC121988932 gene encoding coilin-like isoform X2 — protein sequence MEEPMPMLMPMRIRLEFEDRRILSKSQRKDHLRRSWLLVRPENFATVADVAAHISDVFSLRRTCPFGLLLYMGEFVLPPFESTSIFRDSDIIRVKKKAIKNRKIQIQEDAIQDTNNVARFDQLHANIDSPLHVADATDKHEKAPLQTSGKERMVEGRDEDAFKNNPTDAAPINNWDVEVAKAKSEASATHFIEIASDFSRDQMNDQTEKSLLPQEYWDCWISNKNPPASWAWGVRGRSPSRNHGGKSGCYTSVKKC from the exons ATGGAGGAGCCGATGCCGATGCTGATGCCGATGCGGATCCGACTGGAATTCGAGGATCGCCGCATCCTCTCCAAGTCCCAGCGCAAGGATCATCTTCGCCGCTCGTGGCTCCTCGTCCGTCCAGAAAACTTCGCCACCGTCGCAGATGTCGCCGCCCACATCTCCGATGTTTTCAGCCTACGTCGCACTTGCCCATTCGGCCTCCTCCTCTAT ATGGGTGAATTTGTCCTGCCTCCATTTGAGTCAACTAGCATTTTTAGGGACAGTGACATCATCAG AGTGAAAAAGAAGGCTATTAAGAACAGGAAGATTCAGATACAGGAAGATGCAATTCAAGATACCAATAATGTTGCAAG GTTTGATCAGCTGCATGCTAACATTGATTCACCTCTTCATGTTGCTGATGCCACTGACAAGCACGAAAAG GCACCTCTGCAAACTTCAGGAAAAGAAAGGATGGTTGAAGGGAGAGATGAAGATGCTTTTAAAAATAACCCCACGGATGCAGCACCAATTAACAACTGGGACGTGGAAGTAGCAAAAGCTAAATCTGAAGCGTCAGCTACCCATTTCATAG AGATAGCATCAGATTTTTCCAGAGACCAGATGAATGATCAAACTGAGAAGAGCCTACTTCCGCAGGAATACTGGGATTGTTGGATTTCTAATAAGAACCCCCCGGCTTCCTGGGCATGGGGTGTGAGAGGAAGAAGTCCTTCACGAAATCATGGTGGCAAATCTGGCTGCTACACTTCAG TTAAGAAATGTTAG
- the LOC121988932 gene encoding coilin-like isoform X1, with translation MEEPMPMLMPMRIRLEFEDRRILSKSQRKDHLRRSWLLVRPENFATVADVAAHISDVFSLRRTCPFGLLLYMGEFVLPPFESTSIFRDSDIIRVKKKAIKNRKIQIQEDAIQDTNNVARFDQLHANIDSPLHVADATDKHEKAPLQTSGKERMVEGRDEDAFKNNPTDAAPINNWDVEVAKAKSEASATHFIEIASDFSRDQMNDQTEKSLLPQEYWDCWISNKNPPASWAWGVRGRSPSRNHGGKSGCYTSGKYLDSNKYSKSK, from the exons ATGGAGGAGCCGATGCCGATGCTGATGCCGATGCGGATCCGACTGGAATTCGAGGATCGCCGCATCCTCTCCAAGTCCCAGCGCAAGGATCATCTTCGCCGCTCGTGGCTCCTCGTCCGTCCAGAAAACTTCGCCACCGTCGCAGATGTCGCCGCCCACATCTCCGATGTTTTCAGCCTACGTCGCACTTGCCCATTCGGCCTCCTCCTCTAT ATGGGTGAATTTGTCCTGCCTCCATTTGAGTCAACTAGCATTTTTAGGGACAGTGACATCATCAG AGTGAAAAAGAAGGCTATTAAGAACAGGAAGATTCAGATACAGGAAGATGCAATTCAAGATACCAATAATGTTGCAAG GTTTGATCAGCTGCATGCTAACATTGATTCACCTCTTCATGTTGCTGATGCCACTGACAAGCACGAAAAG GCACCTCTGCAAACTTCAGGAAAAGAAAGGATGGTTGAAGGGAGAGATGAAGATGCTTTTAAAAATAACCCCACGGATGCAGCACCAATTAACAACTGGGACGTGGAAGTAGCAAAAGCTAAATCTGAAGCGTCAGCTACCCATTTCATAG AGATAGCATCAGATTTTTCCAGAGACCAGATGAATGATCAAACTGAGAAGAGCCTACTTCCGCAGGAATACTGGGATTGTTGGATTTCTAATAAGAACCCCCCGGCTTCCTGGGCATGGGGTGTGAGAGGAAGAAGTCCTTCACGAAATCATGGTGGCAAATCTGGCTGCTACACTTCAGGCAAGTATCTCGACTCCAACAAATACTCTAAATCCAAATAG
- the LOC121991376 gene encoding noroxomaritidine synthase 3-like — translation MSLQHLQLSSIQSITMAAAPWSLGAIFGLILWYYPEIILALASFFFLLFFNRRRRSSALPINWPFIGMLPALFINLPHLHDYVAHILRHASCTEMFRGPWFLGADLLLTCDPDNVNHIFSANFDNYPKGNQFREVFDIMGHSLFSVDGDSWKFQRKIANALLGYRSSFRAYVIGATREKAEKALVPLLLHKSECGEPMELQEIFTRLTFDVTCIMVFGDDPGSLSPNFPDISFSAAIDDAWEALFFRHAVPKSWWKVMKWFNVGTEKKMANARKVIDQNISQRISQKRQEINAKISKADLLASYMEVAERVKDKVEDTDRFLRDNVLLLMIAGRDAFSISLSWFFFLLHNNPKVKREILQELRLCRSCENKSTTFSAEELSGMVYLHGAVCETLRIFPPVAFEEKTALKEDVLPSGARVAAGQRVVVSVYAMGRVEAVWGEDCMDFKPERWITEEGKVRYVPAYKFMAFNCGPRICLGKDLGLMQIKTVVAAVLWNFEVEVLDAARVEPKNSVMLRMKNGMMVTIKKRTRSIE, via the coding sequence ATGAGTCTGCAACATCTTCAGCTATCTTCCATACAATCAATCACAATGGCAGCAGCGCCATGGTCGCTCGGTGCCATCTTTGGCTTAATTTTGTGGTACTACCCTGAGATCATTTTGGCActtgcctccttcttcttcttattgttTTTTAACCGCCGCCGGCGATCGTCTGCCTTGCCGATAAACTGGCCCTTCATCGGGATGCTCCCCGCCTTATTCATCAATCTCCCACACCTCCACGACTACGTTGCCCACATCCTCCGCCACGCCAGTTGCACCGAGATGTTCCGGGGGCCTTGGTTCCTGGGGGCCGACCTGCTGCTGACCTGCGACCCCGATAACGTCAACCACATTTTCAGCGCCAATTTCGACAACTACCCCAAGGGAAACCAGTTCCGGGAGGTCTTCGACATCATGGGTCACTCCCTCTTCAGCGTCGACGGCGACTCGTGGAAGTTCCAGCGCAAGATCGCCAACGCCTTGCTCGGCTACCGTAGTAGCTTCCGGGCCTACGTCATCGGTGCCACCAGGGAGAAGGCGGAGAAGGCACTCGTCCCTCTTCTGCTCCATAAGAGCGAGTGCGGTGAGCCAATGGAGCTTCAAGAGATATTCACTAGGCTCACCTTCGATGTCACCTGCATCATGGTCTTCGGCGACGACCCAGGAAGCCTCTCGCCCAATTTTCCAGACATTTCCTTCTCTGCGGCCATCGACGACGCGTGGGAGGCGCTGTTCTTCCGCCACGCCGTGCCCAAGAGCTGGTGGAAGGTGATGAAGTGGTTCAACGTCGGCACCGAGAAGAAAATGGCCAATGCCAGGAAAGTCATCGACCAGAACATAAGCCAAAGAATTTCGCAAAAGAGGCAGGAAATTAACGCCAAGATCTCCAAGGCCGATCTACTCGCCTCCTACATGGAGGTGGCGGAGAGGGTCAAAGATAAAGTGGAAGACACCGACAGGTTTTTGCGTGACAACGTGCTCTTATTGATGATTGCAGGGAGAGACGCCTTCTCCATCAGCCTCTCttggttcttcttccttctccacaaCAACCCGAAGGTGAAGAGGGAGATACTGCAGGAGCTGCGGCTTTGCCGGTCGTGCGAGAACAAGTCGACGACGTTCAGTGCCGAGGAGCTGAGCGGAATGGTTTACCTCCACGGGGCGGTGTGCGAGACTCTGCGCATCTTCCCTCCGGTGGCGTTCGAAGAGAAGACGGCGCTGAAGGAGGACGTGTTGCCGAGCGGTGCGAGGGTGGCGGCGGGGCAGAGGGTAGTGGTGAGCGTGTACGCGATGGGGAGGGTGGAGGCGGTGTGGGGGGAGGACTGCATGGACTTCAAGCCGGAGAGGTGGATAACGGAGGAGGGGAAGGTGAGATACGTGCCGGCGTACAAGTTCATGGCCTTCAACTGCGGGCCCAGAATTTGCTTGGGGAAGGACCTGGGCTTGATGCAGATCAAAACGGTGGTCGCCGCCGTGCTGTGGAACTTTGAGGTGGAAGTGCTGGACGCCGCCCGAGTGGAGCCGAAGAACTCGGTCATGCTTCGGATGAAGAACGGAATGATGGTCACCATCAAGAAAAGAACTCGTTCAATAGAATAG